A window of Strigops habroptila isolate Jane chromosome 5, bStrHab1.2.pri, whole genome shotgun sequence contains these coding sequences:
- the LOC115608111 gene encoding baculoviral IAP repeat-containing protein 5.1-B-like — protein MEMLLKELGSASKLLSDFKDMYEYENRLKTFTNWPFRENCKCTPENMAKAGFVHCPDENEPDVVKCFFCLIELEGWEPNDDPWNEHIKRYNCGFLALTKPFDDLTMEEYYMLEMTRLRTFLCKTGRSIINSFEEEVAATRQRLMDNFVSKHQCAPLPPLPRHAEPSAQRSKSSYRQSKKLQK, from the exons ATGGAGATGCTCTTGAAAGAACTTGGTTCAGCTTCCAAGCTTCTGAGTGATTTTAAGGACATGTATGAATATGAGAACCGTTTAAAAACCTTCACAAACTGGCCTTTTAGAGAGAACTGCAAGTGCACTCCGGAGAAT ATGGCAAAGGCGGGCTTTGTCCACTGTCCAGATGAAAATGAACCAGATGTggtaaaatgtttcttttgcttgatAGAACTGGAAGGCTGGGAACCAAATGATGACCCATG GAATGAACACATCAAACGTTACAACTGTGGCTTTTTAGCCCTCACCAAGCCCTTTGATGACCTGACCATGGAGGAATACTACATGCTGGAGATGACACGGCTGAGAACCTTCCTT tGCAAAACTGGCAGAAGCATAATAAACTCTTTTGAAGAAGAAGTCGCTGCAACTAGGCAGCGTCTTATGGATAACTTTGTCTCCAAGCATCAGTGTGCACCACTGCCACCACTGCCTCGCCATGCTGAGCCATCTGCCCAACGTTCTAAAAGCTCATACCGCCAGTCAAAGAAACTCCAGAAGTGA